The DNA window TTTACGGCGCCCATTGTACACCGCCGACGCCCGCAGTGGTTGTTTTTTCGATTTTATCGGCGAAAATGCGGTATAATGGGGCATCTTGTGCTGTATGCATTCCGTTGCGGCATTCCCCGAAACCCCTTTGCGGGGCGGGCGCAACGGGATGTTTGTGTATAGGGTGTCCTGTTCCCCGAACCATGAGGAGCGCGAAAGATGAGCGGCAAGGTTGTGGCGGTTGCCGGTGCGACGGGTGTTGTCGGCCGGGAAATGTTGCGGGTGCTTGAGGACCGGAATTTCCCCGTGAAATCCGTCAAGCTGCTGGCGTCGGAGCGCTCCAAGGGCAAGACCCTGACATTCAAGGGCGAGGAAATCGCCATCGAGGTGCTCTCCGAGGACTCGTTCCACGGGGTGGACATTGCCCTGTTCAGCGCGGGCGGCGGCACCAGCAAGAAGTTCGCCCCCGCCGCCGCGAAGTCGGGCTGCGTGGTCGTGGACAACTCCAGCGCCTGGCGCATGGACCCCGAAGTGCCGCTGGTGGTGCCGGAGGTGAACCCCGGCGACCTGAAATGGCACAAGGGCATCATCGCGAACCCGAACTGCTCGACCATCCAGATGGTGGTGGTGCTCAAGCCGCTGCATGACGCGGCCCGCATCCGCCGCGTCGTCGTGGCCACCTACCAGGCGGTCTCCGGGGCGGGCAGCGCGGCACTGAACGAGCTGGCCGAACAGACCCGCGCGCTGGCGGCCGGACAGGAATACCCCCCGAAGGTCTTCCCGCACCAGATCGCGTTCAACGTGATCCCGCAGATTCCCCAGAGCGACGCCTTCACTGAAAACGGCTACACCAGCGAAGAGATGAAGATGGTCAACGAGACCAAGAAGATCATGGGCGACCAGAACATCATGGTCACGGCGACCACCGTCCGCGTCCCCGTGCACACCGGCCACAGCGAGTCCGTCAACGTCGAGACGGAGAGGAAGCTCAGCGCCGCCGAGGCGCGCGCCCTGCTCTCCACCGCCCCCGGCGTGATTGTGCAGGACGACCCGGCCAGCCAGATTTACCCCCTGGCCGTCAACGCCGCGGGCAAGTACGGCACCTTCGTCGGGCGCATCCGCGAGGACGTGTCCCACCCCTCCGCCCTCGAAATGTGGGTGGTCGCCGACAACCTGCTCAAGGGCGCGGCGCTCAACGCCGTCCAGATTGCCGAAATCCTGTAGCCCCTGAATCCCCCGCCCCTTCCCGGCGGACATCCCCATTTCGGGCGGGTGTCCGCCGGTTTTTTAGGTGGTTCAGACCGGCGCCAAACCCGGTCAATCCTCGTATGGACCCAAGAATCTTTCCCCGTTGAAATGAATGAGATGACCAGGTGTCTCCGCAATCCAGACTTCCGTTTCCCAGGAGATATCGCCAAGATATTTCGCCATGGTCCGCTTGTCCATGAAGGCGGTGACATACACAATGCCCGCCTTTGAGCCCGCGAACAAATTCCCAAGTTCACTTCTCCGCTTGGGATTGACCGGCCCATGGCTCGTGACCGCCTCCACAAGGACCAGCCAGCCCTTTTCGGTGTGATGCACGACCACATCAGGCATCTTTCCGTGCCCTTCAACGGTGACACCGAGCCCCAGAAGGCACTTGGCATCAAAGTATGCCCACTTCCTTGCCGTGTCCCCGACATAGACAACCCCGCCGCCGGGTGTGTAACGGGGACAAAACTCCTCCAGAATCTTCTTGACAAGGACATTCTGTCCGCCAGGAGACAAATGGATTCTTTTCGAGCCCGGCAGAACAACCGGTATGCGGCGCATTTCCCGTTCGCGCGCATACCGTTCTTTCAGCGTATTCACGCTTTCCAAATAGGCCGCCAAAGCGCCCTTCCAGGAGGGTCTGCCGTAACGGCGGAGCAATTCAAGGGCTTTTGGCTCAATCTGATACACCGCCTTCGGGCTGTTTGTGGGCCGGTCCGGCTGGTCCGGATTCGCCACGACCAGACCCGCCTGCATGAATTGGTGAACTGTCTGGCGGCGCACTGTCTCACGCGTGTTAGGGGCATACTTGCGGCCATAGTGCTCCCTGAAAAAAGTCATCATCGGCGTTATGCCCATCAGGGGATTCCACGAATCCCCCCACGAATCCCCGGGTGTCAATCCCAACAGCGAGAGAAGCGTCAACGCCGACCGTTCATTAATTTGCTGTCTGGGAAATCCCAGCGCCTCAAGCACCCCGAGTGTTTCATAAATTTTGGCCTCACCGGGGTCCTGCGGTTTCTCAGTCATCGCCAAAAAGCTCCCTTTGGATTATCTCGTCCACGACACACTGGCCGGGCATCCGCCCCCCCACATGTTCACCGAGCCGCACAAGTTGATCGCGCGTAGGATAGCCCATCCTGCGCAGGTCGGTGGCGTTGACCTGCGTATGTCCGCTGAAGAGCCTGAAATGGCGGTCCACAAGCGTGGAATTCAAATAGAGGGCCAGGCCTTTTGCAAGTTTCCCGGACATGCCCTTCCCATGGTCATGGAAGTAATTAAGATGGTTCTCGAACCCGATGCGGCCGGCCGCCACGCGCGAGGGATCAAAGACCGCCGCGACAATGCGGCGCGGCTCCTCCTTGGCCGAAAAACGTTTCACCAAAACATAGTGACCGGTGTCAACCACCTGGCCGCGCGTCTCATCGGCAAGGAGCAGGGCATTGGGTTTCTTTGACTTTTCCAGGGGCCACCGGACAAAACCATTGTCGAAATGACATGGATACACCAGGGGAACCGTACCGGTTTCGGGATTCATCCGCAGAAAATCGCGCACGCGGAAATCCACCACGCGGCCGGTGGAAACTTCCAGGCCAAGGCCCGCCAGGCCAATGTCAAACACGGCCATTTGCGCCATGACTGCCTGGGAATCCTCCTCCTCCGGCAGATGAATAAAGGTGTCGCGGTCTCCGGGCAGAATGACCTGCGCAAGGGGAATTTCACGTGTCCGGACATTGGAGAAATTGTTGCCCGCTGAAACGGAAACGGTGATTGCCGGAGAATGTTCCCCGCCCCGGACCGCATGGAACATCACATTTTCCTGGAGCACCTCGTCATCCTTAAACGCGGCGCTGCGGGACTGGAACACATGAAACCGGCGCAGGCCCATCAAATCAAGGAACGACTTCCGGAACGGCCGGAAATAGGGGCCATTGCAAAAACTCCTCGGTGTGATTGCGGCCAGTTCCCCGCCGGGAGCCAGCATTTTCGCCGACAACCACACAAAGGCGGAATAGAGATTCGAGGTCTCCATGCCCGCCGCGCCGAGTGTCCGCCGCACACTGGAATCCCCGTTGATCTTCTTGTAGGGAGGGTTCAGAATCGCATGGGTAAAGAGGGGTTCCCGCGCCCGAAAAAGGTTTCCTTCGGAGAGTGCGGCCGCCGCCTGGACAAAGTCCTCAAAACGGGCATCCCCAAAAAACTGGACGCCGCGGCGGCGGCATGTCTCCCCGCAAAGACGGAAAGTCTCCCCGATGTGCGGGCGCATTCTCTCGTCCGTTTCATAGGCGACCACCGTAATGGACTCGGGCTTCTCGTCACGCATGGCCAATTCCTGCACCAATGCGGCAAAAAGCGTTCCCATGCCCGCACCAGGATCAAGAATCCGGACATGACCGGCGCTTTTCTGAAACATTCCCGCCATAAAACAGGCAATTGGGGCCGGGGTGAAAAACTGGCCAATGGCGGAGCGCCCCATGCGGGGGCTCACCCCGTTCAGCGCAAAGCGGACGGACTCAAGGTCATGCGCTATATTGGTCTGCTTCAACATCATATCCCGCACGAAGCCGCTTCGTTCCTTTTTTCGAGATTACATGACCCTGCCATTGGATAGAGGGTATTCCGACAACACTTCCGGATGCAAATGGCCCTCACCCGTCCTGCGCTAACAACAATTTAACCCGCCATGTTTGTTCTTGCCCCGGCACTTGCCCCGCCCCGCCCGCCGGGCGTAGAATCAGCCTGACAACCGTTGAAGTGACTGCGGGAGGCCGCGCACAGGAGGGAACGGCATGATTCGGCACACCTGTCCAGGCTGCGGGGCGCAACTGGAGATCCCGGAGCAGCACGCGGGCCAGAACGTGGAGTGTGGAGGCTGCGGCGCAACATTTCAATGTCCGGCGCAGGACGCGCCGCCCGTCGCCCCGGAACCGGCCGCTGGGGCACAGGCAAAAAAGGCCGGCGCAGGCATGGCCCTGGCCTCCCTGTTGCTGGCCATCCTCGCCTTTGCCTGCTTCGGGATTTTCGCCGCCATTCCCGCCGTGATACTGGGCCATGCCACGCTTTCCCGCATCAAACGCGGAATGCTGCCCCCCACGCAAAAGGGAATGGCAATGACCGGGTTGGCGCTGGGATACGTCAACATCGCCTTGACGGTTGTAATGTTGTTTGTGGGTCTCGGACTATTGAATGGCTTTTCAGGCATTTACAACTCAACCGCCCTGAACAGAGCCCGAACTGCCGCGTTCCGCGCCTCGTGTCAGAACAACCTCAAACAGATGGGGCTGGTGTTCAAGATGTTTGCAAATGAAAACAAGGGGGGCTACCCCGAACTTTCCGGCACTGCGGGCAGGCTGGCGCCGGTTACGGAGCAGGTATATCCGGAGATTATTACGGATCCCATCATCATGCTCTGCCCGACGGTGGAGAATTCCCAGAAGAGGCGGGACGAGCGGGAAAAGTTGGTGGATGATGAGAGTTATTTCTATCTCGGTTACGCCGTGACCAACGAGGAGGAGGTGGCGCTTTTCGCCGACGCCTACCGCGAACGGATTGGGCGGGGGCTGTCCTTTGACGATGACCTCCCCCTGCCGGAAGGGAAGGGCGTGGACGGCAAAGGAAAACTGTACCGGCTGCGCGAGGGTGTCGAGCGGTTATATGCCGAAAACAGGGACGCCGACGAAAGCTTCACGATGCAGTCCATCATCCCGCTGATGATTGAACGCCCGGACAACCACATGCCCAAAGGCGGCAATGTCCTCTACATGGACGGGCATGTGGAGTTTCTCCGCTACCCCGGCCAATGGCCCATGACGGAAAAGACCATCGGCCTGCTGCTGGAACTCGACGCGATGGGCGAATAACCCACGATGCCAATCGTTCCCCGGCCCGCCGGGTAGCGCAGGCGTCCCGCCTGCATCTTCTATTCTGTTATTCCCCCCTGCCTGCGTGGAATCAAGAGGGGGGATGTTCTTATTTTCCACGGTCGGGACGCCCGTGCCACGTTCTCCCCCCTGCTTGCGGGGGGGCAGGGGGGGATTCTTCAATCTTGCGGCCAACCCATGAATCGCAGACAGGAATGCCTGCGCCACTATTTCCTGCGCGCACCCCACGCCGCCAGCAGCCCAAGCGCCAACCCCGCCAGGAAGAGGTCGCCCAGGCGCTTCTTCAGGCCCGCCGGGCTGAAGTCCGACTTCACACAGCCGCATCCGCAGCCGTCGTCCGCGTCCAAGCCCAGTTCGGCGCGGTCCAGCACGCCGTCGGCGTTGGCGTCCAACTCGTCGAAGACCGCGCGGGTCAGCCCCTCAATAGCTGCGGCGGCCTCGGCAAAGCTGATGCTGCCGTCGCGGTCCGTGTCCGCCGCGTCAAACCCGGCGGCCAGCAATGCGCGCGCCTCCTCCGCCGTGGGCGGCACCGGCGGCTCGCCCTCTCCTTCGCCCTCACCCTCGGGGCTGTCCAGCGCGAACTCCGCCGTCACGGCGAGGTCAGCCGTCACCTCCAGGTCCAGGCGCGGATTCTCCACACTGCCGTCGCTCCATTGGACGAAGTAGTACCCCTCCTCCGGAACCGCCCCCACCGCCGTGCCGCCCGAACCATGCGCCACCGTCTGAGTGGCCACACCCGTGATGGCGCCACCCGCGCCCGCCGTGTAGGACAGGGTGTAGGTGTTGACGGCGAACTCCGCCGTCACATCCAGGTCCGCCGTCACGTTCACGTCCAGGCGCGGATTCTCCACGCTCCCGTCACTCCACTGGACGAAGTGATACCCCTCCGCCGCAACCGCCTCCACCGCCGTGC is part of the Candidatus Hydrogenedentota bacterium genome and encodes:
- a CDS encoding aspartate-semialdehyde dehydrogenase, with protein sequence MSGKVVAVAGATGVVGREMLRVLEDRNFPVKSVKLLASERSKGKTLTFKGEEIAIEVLSEDSFHGVDIALFSAGGGTSKKFAPAAAKSGCVVVDNSSAWRMDPEVPLVVPEVNPGDLKWHKGIIANPNCSTIQMVVVLKPLHDAARIRRVVVATYQAVSGAGSAALNELAEQTRALAAGQEYPPKVFPHQIAFNVIPQIPQSDAFTENGYTSEEMKMVNETKKIMGDQNIMVTATTVRVPVHTGHSESVNVETERKLSAAEARALLSTAPGVIVQDDPASQIYPLAVNAAGKYGTFVGRIREDVSHPSALEMWVVADNLLKGAALNAVQIAEIL
- a CDS encoding restriction endonuclease; the protein is MTEKPQDPGEAKIYETLGVLEALGFPRQQINERSALTLLSLLGLTPGDSWGDSWNPLMGITPMMTFFREHYGRKYAPNTRETVRRQTVHQFMQAGLVVANPDQPDRPTNSPKAVYQIEPKALELLRRYGRPSWKGALAAYLESVNTLKERYAREREMRRIPVVLPGSKRIHLSPGGQNVLVKKILEEFCPRYTPGGGVVYVGDTARKWAYFDAKCLLGLGVTVEGHGKMPDVVVHHTEKGWLVLVEAVTSHGPVNPKRRSELGNLFAGSKAGIVYVTAFMDKRTMAKYLGDISWETEVWIAETPGHLIHFNGERFLGPYED
- a CDS encoding N-6 DNA methylase: MKQTNIAHDLESVRFALNGVSPRMGRSAIGQFFTPAPIACFMAGMFQKSAGHVRILDPGAGMGTLFAALVQELAMRDEKPESITVVAYETDERMRPHIGETFRLCGETCRRRGVQFFGDARFEDFVQAAAALSEGNLFRAREPLFTHAILNPPYKKINGDSSVRRTLGAAGMETSNLYSAFVWLSAKMLAPGGELAAITPRSFCNGPYFRPFRKSFLDLMGLRRFHVFQSRSAAFKDDEVLQENVMFHAVRGGEHSPAITVSVSAGNNFSNVRTREIPLAQVILPGDRDTFIHLPEEEDSQAVMAQMAVFDIGLAGLGLEVSTGRVVDFRVRDFLRMNPETGTVPLVYPCHFDNGFVRWPLEKSKKPNALLLADETRGQVVDTGHYVLVKRFSAKEEPRRIVAAVFDPSRVAAGRIGFENHLNYFHDHGKGMSGKLAKGLALYLNSTLVDRHFRLFSGHTQVNATDLRRMGYPTRDQLVRLGEHVGGRMPGQCVVDEIIQRELFGDD
- a CDS encoding DUF4190 domain-containing protein, with translation MIRHTCPGCGAQLEIPEQHAGQNVECGGCGATFQCPAQDAPPVAPEPAAGAQAKKAGAGMALASLLLAILAFACFGIFAAIPAVILGHATLSRIKRGMLPPTQKGMAMTGLALGYVNIALTVVMLFVGLGLLNGFSGIYNSTALNRARTAAFRASCQNNLKQMGLVFKMFANENKGGYPELSGTAGRLAPVTEQVYPEIITDPIIMLCPTVENSQKRRDEREKLVDDESYFYLGYAVTNEEEVALFADAYRERIGRGLSFDDDLPLPEGKGVDGKGKLYRLREGVERLYAENRDADESFTMQSIIPLMIERPDNHMPKGGNVLYMDGHVEFLRYPGQWPMTEKTIGLLLELDAMGE